From a region of the Rhodococcus sp. 4CII genome:
- a CDS encoding SDR family oxidoreductase — translation MTLPHPDFSGHTVVVTGGTKGIGFVVAESFLAAGANVLVCGRSEPDSLPAHGDRAAAFRATDVRDHADAAALIDEAVARYGRLDVLVNNAGGSPDADAATVSPRFVEKIVALNLLAPFTVAQAANAVMQGQPGGGAIVNIGSVSAHDPQPGTAAYSAAKAGLLVLTKALALEWAPKVRINHITTGLIRTASAASVYGEDGGAAVTRTLPMGRMAVPSDIADACLFLASAQASYVNGADLAVHGGGEYPARYLATHS, via the coding sequence GTGACACTCCCGCATCCCGATTTCAGTGGCCATACCGTCGTCGTGACCGGCGGCACCAAGGGCATCGGCTTCGTCGTCGCCGAATCGTTTCTCGCCGCCGGCGCGAACGTGCTCGTCTGTGGCCGATCCGAGCCGGACAGCCTGCCCGCGCACGGTGACCGCGCCGCCGCGTTCCGCGCCACCGACGTCCGCGACCACGCCGACGCCGCCGCACTGATCGACGAGGCCGTCGCCCGCTACGGCCGCCTCGACGTCCTCGTCAACAACGCGGGTGGGTCGCCCGACGCCGACGCCGCCACCGTCTCGCCGCGTTTCGTCGAGAAGATCGTCGCGCTGAATCTGCTCGCGCCCTTCACCGTCGCCCAGGCCGCCAACGCGGTGATGCAGGGACAACCCGGCGGCGGTGCCATCGTGAACATCGGCAGCGTCTCCGCTCACGACCCGCAGCCGGGCACCGCCGCGTACAGCGCCGCGAAGGCGGGCCTGCTGGTGCTGACGAAAGCGCTTGCACTCGAATGGGCTCCGAAGGTGCGGATCAACCACATCACCACGGGCCTCATCCGCACGGCGAGTGCAGCCTCCGTCTACGGCGAGGACGGCGGCGCCGCCGTCACCCGGACCCTGCCGATGGGCCGGATGGCAGTGCCCTCCGACATCGCGGACGCTTGCCTGTTCCTCGCGAGCGCCCAGGCGTCGTATGTGAACGGTGCCGATCTCGCCGTCCACGGCGGCGGCGAATACCCGGCGCGGTACCTCGCGACCCATTCCTGA
- a CDS encoding MaoC/PaaZ C-terminal domain-containing protein, translated as MTTTERTTAGAWSGADLGTRTVSYDERDAILYALSVGARATELDLVFEERLRVLPTFALTLAQWAPDELGSRGAFDTKTALHGSQELTVLAPLPRRGEIALSASVGDVWDKGSAAVFEVRVESEFFVATWSLFAPGAGGFGGDRGPAKPARPEGEPVVQTVMRTAENQAALYRLTGDRHHIHIDPAAAERIGQPRPIMHGLCTLAASTLELARELDVHPADLVRLEGRFAAPVYPGDAPSLRAWGDAGDAAFELVQGDRALIAGARASFG; from the coding sequence ATGACGACGACGGAACGCACGACGGCCGGAGCGTGGAGTGGCGCGGATCTCGGAACCCGCACCGTGAGTTACGACGAGCGCGACGCCATCCTGTACGCACTGTCGGTGGGTGCGCGCGCCACCGAATTGGACCTCGTCTTCGAGGAGCGTCTGCGGGTGCTGCCCACATTCGCTCTCACGCTCGCCCAGTGGGCGCCGGACGAATTGGGGTCGCGGGGCGCGTTCGACACGAAGACGGCGTTGCACGGATCGCAGGAACTGACGGTGCTGGCACCGCTGCCGCGGCGCGGCGAGATCGCGTTGTCGGCGTCGGTCGGGGACGTGTGGGACAAGGGCTCGGCGGCCGTGTTCGAGGTGCGCGTCGAATCCGAGTTCTTCGTCGCAACCTGGTCGCTGTTCGCACCCGGTGCGGGCGGTTTCGGCGGCGACCGAGGGCCTGCGAAACCGGCTCGGCCCGAGGGCGAACCGGTCGTGCAGACGGTGATGCGGACCGCGGAGAACCAGGCGGCGCTGTACCGGCTCACCGGGGACCGGCACCACATCCACATCGACCCGGCGGCGGCCGAGCGGATCGGGCAGCCCCGGCCGATCATGCACGGGCTGTGCACGCTCGCCGCGAGCACCCTCGAACTCGCGCGGGAGCTGGACGTCCACCCCGCCGACCTCGTCCGGCTGGAGGGGCGGTTCGCCGCACCGGTGTACCCGGGCGACGCGCCGTCCCTGCGGGCGTGGGGTGACGCGGGTGACGCGGCGTTCGAACTCGTCCAGGGGGACCGCGCACTGATCGCCGGCGCCCGCGCGTCGTTCGGCTGA
- a CDS encoding lipid-transfer protein: MTSTLSGAAAIVGIGATEFSKNSGRSELQLACEAIVAALADAGIDPSEVDGLATYTAETNGEVLVARNTGIGELKFFSRIGYGGGAACATVQQAAMAVATGVAEAVVCYRAFNERSGVRYGLGQHDRPMDSTADRAAYAWLTPQGLSTPAQWVAMFARRYMHRYGATSEDFGRVAVVARKHAAVNPAAWFHGRPITLDDHQQSRWIAEPLHLLDCCQETDGGQALVVVSAERAKDLRTTPAIVKAAAQGSGKDQHMMASYYRPEITGIPEMGLVGRQLYGQSGLAPDDISAAILYDHFTPLVLPQLEELGFCGPGEAQDFIRDGNLEVGGRLPANTHGGQIGEAYLHGVNGIAEAVRLIRGTSTTQPDGIGNVLVTAGTAVPTSGLILGRED, encoded by the coding sequence GTGACCAGCACCCTGTCCGGCGCCGCCGCCATCGTCGGCATCGGAGCCACCGAATTCTCCAAGAACTCCGGGCGAAGCGAACTGCAACTGGCCTGCGAGGCGATCGTTGCCGCCCTCGCCGACGCCGGGATCGACCCGTCGGAGGTCGACGGCCTCGCCACGTACACCGCCGAGACGAACGGGGAGGTGCTCGTCGCCCGCAACACGGGCATCGGGGAGCTGAAGTTCTTCTCCCGCATCGGATACGGCGGCGGCGCCGCGTGCGCCACCGTCCAGCAGGCGGCCATGGCCGTCGCCACGGGTGTCGCGGAAGCCGTCGTCTGCTATCGCGCGTTCAACGAACGGTCCGGCGTGCGGTACGGACTCGGGCAGCACGACCGTCCGATGGACAGCACCGCCGATCGTGCCGCGTACGCCTGGCTGACCCCGCAGGGACTGTCGACGCCCGCCCAGTGGGTGGCGATGTTCGCCCGCCGGTACATGCACCGGTACGGCGCCACGAGCGAGGACTTCGGCCGGGTCGCGGTGGTCGCGCGCAAGCACGCCGCCGTCAACCCCGCCGCCTGGTTTCACGGACGGCCCATCACCCTCGACGACCACCAGCAGTCGAGGTGGATCGCGGAACCGCTGCACCTGCTGGACTGCTGCCAGGAAACCGACGGCGGGCAGGCCCTCGTCGTCGTCTCCGCCGAACGCGCCAAGGACCTCCGCACCACCCCTGCGATCGTCAAGGCCGCCGCGCAGGGCTCCGGCAAGGACCAGCACATGATGGCCAGCTACTACCGGCCCGAGATCACCGGAATACCCGAGATGGGTCTCGTGGGCAGGCAACTGTACGGGCAGAGTGGTCTCGCACCGGACGACATCTCGGCGGCGATCCTCTACGACCACTTCACCCCGCTCGTCCTCCCGCAACTCGAGGAACTCGGGTTCTGCGGCCCGGGCGAGGCGCAGGACTTCATCCGGGACGGCAACCTCGAGGTCGGCGGTCGGCTCCCGGCCAACACGCACGGCGGCCAGATCGGCGAGGCCTATCTGCACGGCGTGAACGGCATCGCGGAGGCGGTTCGCCTGATCCGCGGAACGTCGACGACACAACCGGACGGCATCGGCAACGTGCTGGTGACCGCGGGCACGGCAGTGCCCACCAGCGGCCTGATCCTGGGCAGAGAGGACTGA
- a CDS encoding MaoC family dehydratase: MTATVGATIYELVAIGDRLPELQIPLTRTLIVATALATRDFQDVHHDPALAKERGSKDVFMNILTTNGLVGRFVTDWAGPRASLRRIAVRLGAPNHPGDVMTLTGEVIAKDDGLVTVQIRGANSLGDHVTGTVAVTWTAGGNR; the protein is encoded by the coding sequence ATGACCGCGACCGTCGGCGCCACGATCTACGAGCTCGTCGCGATCGGCGATCGGCTGCCGGAGCTGCAGATTCCCCTGACCCGCACTCTGATCGTCGCCACCGCCCTCGCCACCCGCGACTTCCAGGACGTCCACCACGACCCGGCACTCGCGAAGGAGAGGGGATCGAAGGACGTGTTCATGAACATCCTCACCACCAACGGGCTGGTGGGGCGGTTCGTCACCGACTGGGCCGGTCCGCGCGCGTCGTTGCGCCGGATCGCGGTGCGGCTCGGTGCCCCCAACCACCCGGGTGACGTGATGACTTTGACCGGTGAGGTGATCGCGAAGGACGACGGCCTCGTGACCGTGCAGATCCGGGGCGCGAACAGCCTCGGCGATCACGTCACCGGCACCGTCGCCGTCACGTGGACCGCGGGAGGGAACCGGTGA
- a CDS encoding acyl-CoA dehydrogenase family protein codes for MDFTFSEEQEAVRGLAADVFAAGSRPERIKDVETSADRIDRELWRELATTGLLGIALPENLGGGGTGLGELYVLLEEQGKHVAPVPVWPHVLAALAIGEFGTPEQRDALVPAAAAGSLILTVGLEEFGPADPGEPSTTAREVDGGWQVHGAKAAVPAAHVAEHLLVTATTDTGPALFLVDRGAAGVTAQQAESTTREICGNVTFDAAPAEPLGPADGTGVRWLLDRAELAVAALQLGVGEGAVRQAVTYLNGRTQFGRPLATFQAVTHQLADCYIDLEAMRVTLWQAVWLLANGEDPGTAVLVAKWWATDGGQRVVHRTQHVHGGIGVDTDYPVHRHLLWGKQLAATLGGASADLAWLGAQLAAGVEVVA; via the coding sequence ATGGACTTCACATTCAGCGAGGAGCAGGAGGCGGTGCGCGGACTGGCCGCCGACGTGTTCGCCGCCGGGTCGCGGCCCGAGCGGATCAAGGACGTCGAGACGAGCGCCGACCGGATCGACCGGGAACTGTGGCGCGAACTGGCCACCACCGGGCTGCTCGGCATCGCCCTGCCCGAGAACCTCGGGGGCGGCGGCACCGGACTCGGGGAACTGTACGTGCTGCTCGAGGAACAGGGCAAGCACGTCGCACCGGTTCCGGTGTGGCCGCACGTGCTCGCTGCGCTCGCGATCGGCGAATTCGGGACGCCGGAGCAACGGGACGCACTGGTCCCCGCGGCGGCCGCCGGCAGCCTGATCCTCACCGTCGGGCTCGAGGAGTTCGGACCGGCCGACCCGGGCGAACCGTCGACGACGGCACGTGAGGTGGACGGCGGTTGGCAGGTGCACGGCGCCAAGGCCGCGGTCCCGGCGGCGCACGTCGCCGAACACCTCCTCGTCACCGCGACCACCGACACCGGTCCGGCGCTGTTCCTGGTGGACCGCGGCGCGGCGGGAGTGACTGCGCAGCAGGCGGAGTCGACCACCCGCGAGATCTGCGGGAACGTCACGTTCGACGCCGCTCCTGCGGAGCCGCTCGGCCCGGCGGACGGCACCGGCGTGCGGTGGCTGCTCGACCGGGCGGAACTCGCCGTCGCCGCCCTGCAACTGGGCGTCGGCGAAGGCGCGGTGCGTCAGGCCGTCACCTACCTCAACGGACGCACCCAGTTCGGCCGCCCACTCGCGACGTTCCAGGCCGTGACGCATCAGCTCGCGGACTGCTACATCGACCTCGAGGCCATGCGCGTCACCCTGTGGCAGGCCGTCTGGCTCCTCGCGAACGGGGAGGATCCGGGAACCGCTGTGCTGGTGGCCAAGTGGTGGGCGACCGACGGCGGTCAGCGGGTGGTGCACCGCACGCAGCACGTGCACGGCGGAATCGGAGTCGACACCGACTACCCCGTGCACCGGCACCTGCTGTGGGGCAAGCAGCTCGCGGCCACCCTCGGCGGCGCGAGTGCCGATCTGGCCTGGCTGGGTGCGCAGCTCGCGGCCGGCGTCGAGGTGGTCGCATGA
- a CDS encoding bifunctional MaoC family dehydratase N-terminal/OB-fold nucleic acid binding domain-containing protein, whose amino-acid sequence MSDLLTRLRAFEGRTIVPATWGPDPVNTPMIRHWAEAMGDTSPVYLDDDAARATGRDGAVAPAPMLQVWTMRTFADKMSGADPSAVWTALIGTLDEAGFTSVVATDSEQEFFTELRPGDRVCMTEVVESVSAEKQTGLGAGHFVTTLKTYRNGDGEIVGTQRWRTLRFRPAQHEAPCALRPRPALNDDNAFWFAAAREHRLVIQRCTNCGVLRHPTGPMCGECRSTDWDTVDASGRGTVYTFVVNHHPKIDAFDYPLIVAVIELAEGTRLIANMTGVEPEHVHIGMPVELDWIDADPELTLPAFRPAALEEN is encoded by the coding sequence ATGAGCGACCTCCTCACCCGGCTGCGCGCCTTCGAGGGACGGACGATCGTCCCGGCCACCTGGGGCCCCGACCCCGTGAACACTCCCATGATCCGGCACTGGGCCGAAGCGATGGGCGACACCAGCCCCGTGTACCTCGACGACGACGCCGCGCGCGCCACCGGCCGCGACGGCGCCGTGGCGCCCGCCCCGATGCTGCAGGTGTGGACGATGCGCACGTTCGCCGACAAGATGTCGGGCGCCGACCCCTCGGCCGTGTGGACGGCGCTGATCGGCACGCTCGACGAGGCGGGTTTCACGTCCGTCGTCGCCACCGATTCCGAACAGGAATTCTTCACCGAACTCCGTCCCGGCGACCGGGTGTGCATGACCGAGGTGGTCGAGTCCGTGTCGGCGGAGAAGCAGACCGGGCTCGGCGCCGGACATTTCGTCACCACGCTCAAGACGTACCGCAACGGCGACGGTGAGATCGTCGGCACCCAGCGGTGGCGGACACTCCGCTTCCGGCCCGCCCAGCACGAGGCCCCGTGCGCCCTGCGCCCGCGGCCCGCCCTCAACGACGACAACGCCTTCTGGTTCGCCGCCGCGCGCGAGCACCGCCTCGTCATCCAGCGGTGCACGAACTGCGGTGTGCTGCGGCATCCGACCGGGCCGATGTGCGGGGAGTGCCGCTCCACCGACTGGGACACCGTCGACGCGTCGGGGCGCGGCACCGTCTACACGTTCGTCGTCAATCACCACCCGAAGATCGACGCCTTCGACTACCCGCTGATCGTCGCGGTGATCGAACTCGCGGAGGGCACCCGGCTGATCGCCAACATGACCGGCGTCGAACCCGAGCACGTGCACATCGGGATGCCGGTGGAACTGGACTGGATCGACGCCGACCCGGAACTCACACTTCCGGCGTTCCGGCCCGCAGCACTGGAGGAGAACTGA
- a CDS encoding acyl-CoA dehydrogenase family protein — protein MNLRESPAQRELRRELRAYFAALLPEETRRVAGEEGVGGEHFRDIVRLLGKDGWLGVGWPVEYGGQGRSIEDQFVFFDEVQRAGLPFPFVTVNTVGPTLMKYGTAEQKARFLPGILAGDIVFAIGYTEPEAGTDLASLQTRAVRDGGSWVVDGSKIFTSGANTADYVWLACRTDADAPKHKGISILIVPTDDPGFSWSPISTVGGLTVTSTYYSGIRVGDEEVVGEVHGGWQLITAQLNHERIGLAALGGRTLGLWHQVLDWARQNGALDIPWVQTDFARTHAKLEAMRLLNWKMTAAVARDALSGADAGATKTYGTETHVDVYRTLLGILGAAGRLRPGSPGAILAGQIEQISRQSVVNTFGGGVNEVLRDMVGTLGLGLVRETRSK, from the coding sequence ATGAATCTGAGGGAATCGCCCGCGCAGCGGGAACTCCGGCGGGAGTTGCGCGCCTACTTCGCGGCGCTGCTGCCGGAGGAGACGAGGCGCGTCGCCGGCGAGGAAGGTGTGGGCGGCGAGCACTTCCGCGACATCGTGCGGCTGCTGGGGAAGGACGGCTGGCTGGGCGTCGGCTGGCCGGTGGAGTACGGCGGGCAGGGGCGGTCGATCGAGGACCAGTTCGTGTTCTTCGACGAGGTGCAGCGGGCCGGGTTGCCGTTCCCGTTCGTCACCGTCAACACGGTCGGCCCGACGCTGATGAAGTACGGCACCGCGGAGCAGAAGGCGCGGTTCCTTCCCGGCATCCTCGCCGGAGACATCGTCTTCGCCATCGGCTACACCGAACCGGAGGCCGGTACCGACCTGGCGTCGCTGCAGACCCGGGCCGTCCGTGACGGCGGCTCGTGGGTGGTCGACGGCAGCAAGATCTTCACCAGCGGCGCCAACACCGCCGATTACGTGTGGCTCGCGTGCCGCACCGACGCGGACGCCCCGAAGCACAAGGGCATCTCGATCCTCATCGTTCCCACGGACGACCCCGGCTTCAGCTGGTCACCGATTTCCACGGTGGGAGGGCTGACGGTCACGTCGACGTACTACAGCGGGATCCGGGTCGGTGACGAGGAGGTCGTCGGGGAAGTGCACGGCGGGTGGCAGCTGATCACCGCGCAACTCAATCACGAACGGATCGGGCTCGCGGCGCTCGGCGGACGCACACTCGGGCTGTGGCATCAGGTCCTCGACTGGGCCCGGCAGAACGGCGCCCTCGACATCCCATGGGTGCAGACGGATTTCGCGCGCACCCACGCGAAGCTCGAGGCGATGCGTTTGCTGAACTGGAAGATGACCGCGGCGGTCGCGCGGGATGCGTTGTCGGGAGCCGACGCCGGCGCCACCAAGACGTACGGCACCGAAACCCACGTCGACGTCTATCGCACGCTGCTCGGGATCCTCGGCGCCGCCGGACGGCTGCGGCCCGGGTCGCCGGGCGCGATCCTCGCCGGCCAGATCGAACAGATCTCCCGGCAGAGCGTGGTCAACACGTTCGGCGGCGGAGTCAACGAGGTACTCCGCGACATGGTCGGCACCCTCGGCCTCGGACTCGTCCGCGAGACGAGGAGCAAATGA
- a CDS encoding nuclear transport factor 2 family protein, translating to MATGFAVTELTARYARAVDRREAATLAALFDTDATFVLPPALTGTGAASELRGNAVLAGAVVDAVSHLQSTRHVVHQQVIDVDGSTASGETYCTAHHVYSGRNGYRDNRIALRYHDRYVLGDAGWKFSRRELIVDFSEDVPVTVPD from the coding sequence ATGGCCACCGGATTCGCTGTCACCGAACTCACCGCCCGCTACGCGCGGGCCGTCGACCGGCGCGAGGCGGCAACGCTCGCGGCACTGTTCGACACCGACGCGACGTTCGTCCTTCCCCCGGCGCTGACGGGCACCGGTGCGGCGAGCGAACTCCGCGGCAACGCGGTGCTCGCGGGCGCCGTCGTGGACGCGGTCTCGCATCTGCAGTCCACCCGGCACGTCGTCCACCAGCAGGTGATCGACGTGGACGGGTCGACGGCGTCGGGCGAGACGTACTGCACGGCGCATCACGTCTATTCGGGCCGAAACGGCTACCGCGACAACCGGATCGCGCTGCGCTACCACGACCGCTACGTGCTCGGCGACGCCGGCTGGAAGTTCTCCCGGCGCGAACTGATCGTCGACTTCAGCGAGGACGTGCCGGTCACGGTGCCGGATTGA
- a CDS encoding LLM class F420-dependent oxidoreductase: MKLGVVIPVELGRAGEPEWILEFARAAESLGFDEISAVEHSVVIADTTSDYPYSPTGKSHLPDDCSLPDPLELLSFVAGATTTLGLATGVLVLPNHHPVVLAKRLATLDLLSGGRLRICLGLGWMREEIEACGGDFDRRGAVADEAIAVMRALWSGTGAVDFPGEYFSFRGAQSWPKPHRDSGVPLYIGGHSPAAARRAGRLGDGFQPLGLAGDDLDGAITRMRAAAADAGRDPADVDLVLGATLPRLDEARLDRFRELGADRLVLSASRHAQSLGQVVDEMAACAARLGLNPAP, translated from the coding sequence ATGAAACTGGGTGTGGTGATTCCCGTCGAACTGGGACGGGCGGGCGAGCCCGAGTGGATACTCGAATTCGCCCGGGCGGCCGAATCACTCGGATTCGACGAGATCTCGGCCGTCGAGCATTCGGTCGTCATCGCCGACACGACGAGCGACTATCCGTACTCGCCCACCGGGAAGTCGCACCTGCCCGACGACTGCAGCCTCCCGGACCCGCTGGAACTGCTGTCGTTCGTCGCCGGTGCCACGACGACCCTGGGTCTGGCGACGGGAGTGCTGGTCCTGCCCAATCACCACCCGGTGGTATTGGCGAAACGGCTCGCCACCCTGGACCTGCTGTCCGGGGGACGGCTGCGCATCTGCCTCGGTCTCGGCTGGATGCGGGAGGAGATCGAGGCGTGCGGCGGCGACTTCGATCGGCGCGGTGCCGTGGCCGACGAGGCGATCGCGGTGATGCGGGCCCTGTGGTCGGGCACGGGCGCCGTCGACTTTCCGGGCGAGTACTTCTCCTTCCGCGGAGCCCAGAGCTGGCCCAAACCGCACCGGGATTCGGGAGTGCCGCTGTACATCGGCGGACACAGCCCGGCGGCCGCGCGGCGGGCCGGGAGACTCGGGGACGGGTTCCAGCCGCTCGGTCTCGCCGGCGACGACCTGGACGGGGCGATCACCCGCATGCGGGCGGCGGCAGCGGACGCCGGACGCGACCCCGCCGACGTCGACCTCGTGCTGGGTGCCACCCTGCCGCGACTGGACGAGGCCAGGCTCGATCGGTTCCGGGAACTGGGCGCAGACCGGCTCGTGCTCTCGGCGTCCCGGCACGCGCAGTCCCTCGGCCAGGTCGTCGACGAGATGGCCGCCTGCGCGGCGCGATTGGGGCTCAATCCGGCACCGTGA
- a CDS encoding AMP-binding protein has product MALERTTIARMLLDRLGDDRMGVRTREQDWTWDEVVRASAARGAVASTLRRDGPFHIGVLLENTPEFLFWLGGAALAGATVVGINPTRRGAELEAEIRYVDCQLIVTDSAGKAQLAGLDLGLSDDRFLLVDDPAYTELVAAHAVADPVENPAIDASTLFLLLFTSGTTGTSKAVRCSQGRLARLAYANTAKYGHVREDVDYCCMPLFHGNALMALWAPALANGATVCLPRKFTASGFLPDVRFFGATFFTYVGKALAYLMATPEQPDDRDNTLVRGFGTEASPEDKTEFVRRFGAELYEGYGSSEGAGSVTLDPNAPEGALGRPASENIVIVDPDTREEQARARLDEHGRVLNPDEAIGEMVDKAGAARFEGYYKNEDAVADRIRHGWYWTGDLGYVDEAGFLYFAGRKGDWIRVDGENTSALMVERILRRHPKVIATGVYGVPDPRSGDQVMAAVEVSDLTDFDPVEFAAFLTDQDDLGTKAAPRFVRVSTNLPVTGSNKVLKRTLQEQGWRCGDPVFRWAGRGVPEYHEMTDSEKAALEQEFHTHGRQRFLHV; this is encoded by the coding sequence ATGGCGTTGGAACGCACCACGATCGCCCGGATGCTGCTCGACCGGCTGGGCGACGACCGGATGGGAGTCCGTACCCGCGAACAGGATTGGACGTGGGACGAGGTGGTGCGCGCGAGTGCGGCCCGCGGGGCCGTCGCGTCCACGCTGCGGCGCGACGGTCCGTTCCACATCGGTGTGTTGCTCGAGAACACCCCCGAGTTCCTGTTCTGGCTCGGCGGCGCGGCACTCGCCGGAGCCACCGTCGTCGGCATCAACCCGACCCGCCGCGGGGCGGAACTCGAGGCCGAGATCCGGTACGTCGACTGCCAGCTGATCGTGACGGACAGTGCGGGGAAGGCGCAGCTCGCCGGTCTCGACCTCGGGCTGTCCGACGACCGGTTCCTGCTCGTCGACGATCCGGCGTACACCGAACTCGTCGCGGCCCACGCGGTCGCGGATCCGGTCGAGAATCCCGCGATCGACGCGTCGACGCTGTTCCTGCTGCTGTTCACGTCCGGCACCACCGGCACGTCGAAGGCGGTGCGGTGCAGCCAGGGCCGGCTCGCCCGGCTGGCCTACGCGAACACCGCCAAATACGGGCACGTGCGCGAGGACGTCGACTACTGCTGCATGCCGCTGTTCCACGGCAACGCGCTGATGGCCCTGTGGGCGCCCGCCCTCGCCAACGGCGCCACCGTCTGCCTGCCCCGCAAGTTCACCGCGTCGGGATTCCTGCCCGACGTCCGGTTCTTCGGCGCCACGTTCTTCACGTACGTCGGCAAGGCGCTGGCGTATCTGATGGCCACACCCGAGCAGCCCGACGACCGGGACAACACGCTCGTCCGCGGTTTCGGGACCGAGGCGTCCCCGGAGGACAAGACCGAATTCGTCCGGCGGTTCGGTGCCGAACTGTACGAGGGGTACGGCTCGAGCGAGGGCGCCGGTTCGGTGACGCTCGACCCGAACGCCCCCGAGGGGGCGCTCGGCAGGCCCGCGAGCGAGAACATCGTCATCGTGGACCCGGACACCCGGGAAGAGCAGGCCCGGGCGCGGCTCGACGAGCACGGGCGCGTACTCAACCCGGACGAGGCGATCGGCGAGATGGTCGACAAGGCCGGCGCGGCGCGGTTCGAGGGCTACTACAAGAACGAGGACGCGGTCGCGGACCGCATCCGGCACGGCTGGTACTGGACCGGCGACCTCGGGTACGTCGACGAGGCCGGCTTCCTCTACTTCGCCGGCCGCAAGGGCGACTGGATCCGCGTGGACGGGGAGAACACGTCGGCGTTGATGGTGGAGCGGATTCTGCGTCGCCATCCGAAGGTGATCGCCACCGGCGTGTACGGCGTCCCCGACCCGCGGTCGGGCGATCAGGTGATGGCGGCCGTGGAGGTGTCGGACCTGACCGATTTCGATCCGGTGGAATTCGCCGCGTTCCTCACCGACCAGGACGACCTGGGCACGAAGGCCGCCCCGCGGTTCGTCCGGGTGTCGACGAACCTGCCGGTGACCGGCTCGAACAAGGTGCTGAAACGAACGCTGCAGGAGCAGGGCTGGCGGTGCGGCGATCCGGTCTTCCGGTGGGCGGGACGCGGTGTTCCCGAGTATCACGAGATGACCGACAGTGAGAAGGCCGCGCTGGAGCAGGAGTTCCACACGCACGGCCGGCAACGATTCCTGCACGTGTGA
- a CDS encoding NADH:flavin oxidoreductase: MTIDLDPPTVKVDPLAPARLGPITLRNRVIKAATFEGLTPKGLVTDELIDFHRQPAAGGVGMTTVAYCAVAPDGRTAPGQIQWTDETMPGLRKLTDAIHAEGAAVSAQIGHAGPVAASKYIGYPALGPSRAFRMTTQNFSTPATAADITRIVEAHANAARRAVEAGFDAVEIHFGHNYLISSFLSPKVNKRTDEYGGSLANRARFALETARAVRDAVGDRIAILAKLSMDDGVPGGFWVDEAIQVARWLERDGSLDALELTAGSSLLNPMYLFKGDAPLREFAAVMPQPTKLGIRLVGKHFLKEYPYRDAYLLENARQIRAAVTMPLVLLGGITGRATMDLAMAEGFQFVAVARALLREPDLVNRIADETHNPGLCIHCNKCMTAIYGGTHCVLRVP, translated from the coding sequence ATGACGATAGATCTCGACCCGCCCACAGTGAAGGTCGATCCGCTCGCCCCGGCCAGGCTCGGGCCGATCACTCTGCGCAATCGCGTGATCAAGGCCGCGACGTTCGAGGGCCTGACCCCGAAGGGTCTGGTCACCGACGAGCTCATCGACTTCCATCGGCAGCCCGCCGCCGGAGGCGTGGGCATGACGACCGTCGCGTACTGCGCGGTCGCTCCGGACGGACGGACGGCGCCCGGCCAGATCCAGTGGACCGACGAGACGATGCCGGGCCTGCGGAAGCTGACCGACGCCATCCACGCCGAGGGAGCGGCGGTGTCGGCGCAGATCGGCCACGCGGGACCGGTCGCGGCCTCGAAGTACATCGGGTACCCGGCGCTGGGGCCGTCCCGGGCGTTCCGGATGACCACGCAGAACTTTTCCACGCCGGCCACCGCGGCGGATATCACGAGGATCGTCGAGGCGCACGCGAACGCGGCTCGCCGCGCGGTGGAGGCGGGGTTCGATGCCGTGGAGATCCATTTCGGCCACAATTACCTGATCAGCTCGTTTCTCAGCCCGAAGGTCAACAAGCGCACGGACGAGTACGGCGGATCCCTGGCGAACCGGGCCCGGTTCGCGCTCGAGACCGCCCGCGCCGTCCGCGATGCGGTGGGCGACCGGATCGCGATCCTCGCGAAGCTGAGCATGGACGACGGTGTGCCCGGCGGGTTCTGGGTGGACGAGGCGATTCAGGTGGCGCGGTGGCTCGAACGGGACGGCTCGCTGGACGCGCTCGAGCTCACCGCGGGCAGTTCGCTCCTGAATCCGATGTATCTGTTCAAGGGCGACGCGCCGCTCCGTGAGTTCGCCGCCGTGATGCCGCAGCCGACGAAACTGGGAATCCGGCTGGTGGGTAAGCACTTCCTGAAGGAATACCCCTACCGCGACGCCTACCTTCTCGAGAACGCCCGCCAGATCCGGGCCGCCGTGACGATGCCGCTGGTCCTGCTCGGCGGTATCACCGGCAGGGCGACCATGGACCTGGCGATGGCGGAAGGCTTCCAGTTCGTGGCCGTCGCGCGGGCACTGCTGCGGGAACCCGACCTCGTCAACCGGATCGCGGACGAGACGCACAACCCCGGTCTGTGCATTCACTGCAACAAGTGCATGACGGCGATCTACGGTGGCACCCACTGCGTGCTCCGCGTGCCGTGA